GTAAACCTAAAGTAGTACGACGCTCTGGACGAACTTCTACAGGTACTTGGTAGTTTGAACCACCTACACGGCGAGCTTTAACTTCAAGTACTGGCATAATATTGTTGATTGCTTCATCGAAAACTTCCATTGCATCACGACCAGAACGTTCTTGAACTAAGTCGAATGCTGAGTAAAGAATACGTTGAGCAGTTCCACGTTTACCATCTAACATAATCTTGTTGATTAATTTTGTTACTAACTTAGAGTTGTGAATTGGATCTGGTAACACATCTCTTTTAGGTACTGATCCTTTACGAGGCATAATACAAGTCCTCCCTTCCTATTATAGTATATTTGATTTCTTTCATCATGATTAAATGAGATTTTTACAATCTTTTAATCTTATTTTTTAGGTTTTTTAGTACCGTATAACGAACGGCTTTGCATACGACCGTCAACACCTGACGTATCTAATGCACCACGAACGATATGGTAACGCACACCAGGTAAGTCTTTTACACGTCCACCACGTACAAGTACAACACTGTGTTCTTGTAAGTTGTGTCCGATACCAGGGATGTATGCGTTGATTTCAATGTTGTTTGATAAACGCACACGTGCATATTTACGTAACGCTGAGTTTGGTTTTTTAGGAGTCATTGTACCCACACGTGTACATACGCCACGTTTTTGTGGAGAATTCAATTTAGTGAATTGTTTCTTTTGACTGTTAAAACCTCTATTTAAAGCTGGTGAATCAGATTTTTTAGTTTTGCTTTGTCTTGGTTTACGTACTAATTGGTTAATAGTAGGCATTCAAGTTTCCTCCTCTCTTCATTTCTTAATCCCACACATCCAGGTGGTTCATTTTTTGGTTAAATAAAATTTAGTAAGCATCATACTTACTAATCTCACTTGAGCAAAGCAACGACTGTCGCCTTTACATTTATACCAACATATTCTCCAAGTGCTTGTCGACTTGAAAAGAATTCGATAGGTATCATATTTTGATTGGCAAAGCTTAACACGCGCGCAAGCAAATGCACATTCACATCTTCGCCGATAATCAGTTTGTTTACGCGTTGATCACGAAGCGCTTTTAACGTTTCCTTCAGACCAACCACGTAGGCTTGTTTGTCAAAGCGTGTGACTTTTTCATTAGACATTTACATATCCTCCAAAGTACTGCTTGCATCAACCTTTACTATATTATCATTTTAGCAAATCGTTCGTCAACAGTTATTCGAAAATATTCTATGATTTTGTTGAAGATTTTCACAGTCAGTTCGAACAAGAAGCCACCGATATCGATGACTTCTGTTCAACTCACTGGAAATGAAAAGTTATTCTACAGTCACTTGATTTTCAAGACCTGGCTGTGTCACATCATCCTTTTCAATATCAACTTTACTATAACGTTTCATACCTGTACCTGCAGGGATTAACTTACCGATAATAACGTTCTCTTTAAGGCCGAGAAGATCATCACGTTTACCTTTAATCGCTGCGTCAGTTAAGACACGTGTTGTTTCTTGGAATGATGCTGCAGATAAGAAGCTTTCTGTTTCAAGAGACGCTTTTGTAATACCGAGCAATACTGGTTTTGCAGTTGCTGGACGTTTACGCTCTTTAAACGCTTCACGGTTTGCATCTGTGAAGTTGTGGATGTCAACAAGTGAACCTGGTAATAATTTCGTGTCACCAGCTTCAATGATTCGCACTTTACGTAACATTTGACGTACCATCACCTCAACGTGTTTGTCGTCGATTTCTACACCTTGCATACGGTAAACTTTTTGTACCTCTTTAAGTAAGTACTCTTCTGTTGCTGTTAAACCAGCGATAGAAAGGAAGTTTTTCGGCTCGATTGAACCTTCCGTTAAGACTTCACCACGTGCAACGGATTGGCCGATTTCGACTTTCAGACGTGATGTTCCTGATGCAAGGTAAGAACGTGTTTCGTTAGCACCTTTAACAACGATTTCTTGTTGTCTGTCTTTACCCACTGTGATGTTATCAATGACACCTTCAATTTCAGTAATCACTGCTTGACCTTTAGGGTTACGTGCTTCGAAAATCTCTTGGATACGAGGTAAACCTTGCGTGATATCGCTTCCGGCTACCCCACCTGTATGGAATGTACGCATTGTTAACTGTGTACCTGGTTCACCGATAGATTGTGCAGCGATAGTTCCGACTGCTTCACCGACTTCTACTTTTTCACCAGTTGCTAGGTTTTTACCGTAACATTTTTCACATACACCGTGACGTGTGTTACATGTAAATGCAGAACGGATGTACATTTCTTCAATGCCCGCATCTGTAATCTCTTTCGCAATTTCAGGTGTAATCAATTCATCCGGACGAATGATGATTTTGTCTGTCTCTGGGTGACGTACTGTTTCTTTAGAATAACGTCCTTCAATACGTTCGATAAATGGTTCGATCATTTCTGTACCTTCTTTGATATCTGAAACGAGTAAACCACGATCCGTACCACAGTCTTCTTCACGTACGATAACGTCTTGAGCAACGTCAACGAGACGACGTGTTAAGTAACCTGAGTCGGCAGTCTTAAGTGCTGTATCGGCAAGACCTTTACGCGCACCGTGAGTCGAGATAAAGTACTCTAATACCGTTAAACCTTCACGGAATGATGATGTGATTGGAAGTTCGATAATTTTACCTGATGGAGCGGCCATTAAACCACGCATACCAGCAAGTTGCGTAAAGTTAGAGGCGTTACCACGGGCACCAGAGTCACTCATCATGAAGATTGGGTTCGTCTTATCAAGAGACTTCATCAGTTTCGCTTGGATTCTATCTTTCGCATTTGTCCAAATTTCAATCACCGCATTGTAACGTTCTTCTTCTGTTAATAAACCACGGTTAAATTGTTTTTGTACACGTTCAACTAATTTCTCAGACTCGTCTAAAATCTCTTGTTTATCAGGTAATACCACGATGTCAGCTACACCAACTGTAATACCTGCTTTTGAAGAGTATTTGAAACCTAAGTCTTTCATTAAGTCAAGCATCATAGACGTATCTGTAATACTGAAGCGATTGAACACTTCTGCGATAATATTTCCTAAGAATTTTTTGTTGAATGGTGGCACGAGTTCAGTGTTTTCAAAGTACTCAGCTAAACCACCTTCTCCAAGTTCAGACGCATCAACGAAATATTTATCAGGCGTACTCTTCTCTAAGTTCGTCGCTGTTGGTTCGTTAATGTATGCAAATGAATCTGGAATAATTTCGTTAAAGATCACTTTACCTACAGAAGTTGTTAAGATTTTGCGATTTTGCTCTTCAGTAAATGTTGGGTTGTTGAATGATGACGCTTGAACACCGATACGCGTATGCAAGTGAACGTGTCCATTCGCATAAGCTTTAATGACTTCATTCGTATCATTGAACATCATACCCGTATTGACTGCATCTTTACGCTCTAATGTTAAATAGTAGTTACCTAAAACCATGTCCTGAGACGGTGTAACAACTGGTTTACCATCTTTAGGGTTCAAGATGTTTTGAGCGGCAAGCATTAACATACGTGCTTCAGCTTGTGCTTCTTTTGATAAAGGTACGTGAACCGCCATTTGGTCACCATCAAAGTCGGCGTTATAAGCTGTTGTTACAAGTGGGTGTAATCGGATCGCACGACCTTCAACTAAAGTCGGCTCGAACGCTTGGATACCCAATCTGTGTAACGTTGGTGCACGGTTAAGTAATACTGGGTGTTCGATAATGACATCTTCTAATACATCCCAAACTTCATCTTCTGTACGCTCAATTTTACTTTTCGCGTTTTTAATGTTTGTCGCAATTTCACGTTGTACGAGTTCTTTCATGACAAACGGTTTGAACAATTCTAATGCCATTTCTTTTGGTAGACCACATTGATACATTTTCAAGTTTGGCCCTACCGCGATAACCGAACGACCAGAATAGTCGACACGTTTACCAAGTAAGTTTTGACGGAAACGACCTTGTTTACCTTTCAACATGTGTGAAAGTGATTTAAGTGGACGGTTACCTGGACCTGTGACCGGACGACCACGACGACCGTTATCGATTAATGCATCCACAGCTTCTTGTAACATACGTTTTTCGTTTTGTACGATGATGCCAGGCGCACCTAAATCTAATAAACGTTTTAAACGGTTGTTACGGTTGATGACACGACGATATAAATCGTTTAAGTCACTTGTCGCAAAACGGCCACCATCAAGTTGTACCATTGGACGGATTTCAGGTGGAATAATAGGTAGTACATCTAAAATCATCCATGCTGGGTTGTTGCCTGAGTTACGGAATGATTCCACAACTTCTAAACGTTTGATGGCACGTGTTAAACGTTGACCTGTCGCAGATTCCAACTCATCACGAAGCATTTTCAACTCTTCATCTAAGTTGATTTCTTCTAATAAGTCTTTAATCCCTTCTGCACCCATTTTGGCAGTGAATTGACCAGGGAATTTGTCATAGTAATCACGGAATTCTGCTTCTGAAAGTAATGTTTTCTTCTCTAAACCTGTTGGGCCTGGATCAACCACAACGTATGAAGCAAAGTAAATCACTTCTTCTAATGCACGTGGTGACATGTCTAATAAGAGACCCATACGGCTTGGGATCCCTTTGAAGTACCAAATGTGAGACACAGGTGCTGCTAATTCAATGTGTCCCATACGTTCACGACGTACTTTTGATTTTGTAACTTCAACACCACAACGGTCACAAATCATACCTTTATAGCGTACACGTTTATATTTCCCACAACTACATTCCCAGTCTTTTGTTGGTCCGAAAATTCTTTCACAGAAAAGACCATCTTTTTCTGGTTTTAACGTACGGTAGTTAATTGTTTCTGGCTTTTTGACCTCACCATATGACCAAGAACGAATTTTTTCAGGTGAAGCGAGTCCTATTTTCATGTAATGGAATTTATTTACATCAATCAAGGAGCCTACCTCCTTTAGTTTAAATTAACTGTGCTAGTTGATTGATTTACAATTTATCTTAAAAATGTTGCAGTATCGGGCATGCATCGAAACCCAACCCCTCTCGTTGGATTCCGATCACACTTCCGAAACGATTAATCGCATATGGCACTTGTTGCATTCCAAGTGTCACATTTGAATACAAACTCAAACTTCATCAAAGTCTCTATTCCGCTTAATCTATCTACAATTCATCATTATTCGTTAAATTCTTTTTGTGATTCAGGAACAGTTGACGGTTGAATGTTGACTTTGCGATCTGGAATGTCATCATCGTCTAAGTCACGCATTTCAATTTCGTTATCTTGTTCGTCCATCACTTTAACGTCAAGACCTAAACTTTGTAATTCTTTCATCAATACGCGGAATGATTCAGGAACACTTGGTCTTGAGATGTTTTCACCTTTAACGATAGCTTCGTAAGTTTTTACACGGCCTACTGTGTCGTCTGATTTGTATGTGAGAATTTCTTGTAATGTGTATGCCGCACCGTATGCTTCAAGTGCCCATACCTCCATCTCACCAAACCTTTGTCCACCGAATTGTGCTTTACCACCAAGCGGTTGTTGTGTAACAAGTGAGTAAGGTCCTGTAGAACGTGCGTGAAGCTTGTCATCAACCATGTGTGCAAGTTTCAACATGTACATCACACCTACAGAGATACGGTTGTCGAATGGTTCACCTGTACGTCCATCGTAAAGGACAGTTTTACCATCACGTGCCATACCTGCTTCTTCAATTGTAGACCATACGTCATCATCGTTCGCACCATCGAATACTGGTGATGCAACATGGATACCTAAGTTTTTAGCTGCCATACCTAAGTGAAGCTCTAAAACTTGTCCGATGTTCATACGAGATGGTACACCGAGTGGGTTCAACATGATGTCGATTGGACGACCGTCTGGTAAATACGGCATGTCTTCTTCAGGAACAATTTTAGAGATGACACCTTTGTTACCGTGACGACCACACATTTTGTCCCCTACATGAATTTTACGTTTTTGAACAATGTACACACGTACGAGTTGGTTGACACCTGGTGAAAGTGAGTCATCGCCTTCTTCACGATTGAACACTTTAACATCAAGTACAATACCGCCAGCGCCGTGAGGTACACGTAATGACGTATCACGAACTTCACGTGCTTTTTCACCAAAGATCGCATGTAATAAACGTTCTTCAGCAGTTAATTCCGTTACACCTTTAGGCGTTACTTTACCTACTAAAATGTCGCCATCTTTAACTTCTGCACCAACGTAAACGATACCGCGATCATCTAAGTTTTTCAGTGCATTTTCAGATACGTTTGGAATATCACGCGTAATTTCTTCAGGTCCAAGTTTAGTGTCACGCGCTTCAGACTCATACTCTTCAATATGAATAGACGTGTACACATCATCTTTAACTAAACGTTCGCTCATGATAACGGCATCCTCGTAGTTGTAACCGTCCCAAGTCATGAAACCAACGACAACGTTACGACCTAATGCCATTTCACCAAGTTCCATTGAAGGACCATCAGCAAGGATTTCACCTTTTTCTACAATGTCACCTTTTGCGATGATTGGACGTTGGTTATAACATGTACCAGAGTTTGAACGTTTGAACTTCGCTAATGGATAACGATCTAACGTACCATCAACTTCTTGACCGTTTTCTTCAACTAAACGACGTACTAAAATTTCGCTTGATTGCACATGTTCAACACGACCGCGATATTTAGAAATCACAGCAGCACCTGAGTCACGTGCAGCAACGTGTTCCATACCTGTTCCTACAAATGGAGATTCAGGGTTTAACAATGGTACCGCTTGACGTTGCATGTTCGCACCCATTAACGCACGGTTAGAGTCATCGTTTTCTAAGAATGGGATACACGCTGTCGCAGCTGATACAACTTGCTTCGGCGATACGTCCATGTAGTCCATTTTTTCTTTAGCCATTGTTGTGTTGTTACCACGGAAACGACACACAATTTCATCATCAATAAAGCGACCATTTTCATCAAGACGTGAGTTCGCTTGTGCGACAACATAACTGTCTTCTTCATCAGCAGTTAAGTAGTCGATTTGGTCAGTAATCGTGTTTGTTTCAATATCGACTTTACGATATGGTGTTTCGATAAAGCCAAATTCGTTCACACGTGCATAACTTGATAATGAGTTGATCAAACCAATGTTTGGACCCTCAGGTGTTTCGATTGGACACATACGACCATAGTGAGAATAGTGGACGTCACGCACTTCCATTTGTGCACGTTCACGCGTCAAACCACCAGGTCCTAATGCTGATAGACGACGTTTGTGTGTCAACTCAGCAAGTGGGTTCGCTTGGTCCATGAATTGAGATAATTGAGAGCTACCAAAGAACTCTTTAATGGATGCAATCACTGGACGAATGTTAATTAATTGTTGTGGTGTAATAGAATCTGTATCTTGGATTGACATTCTTTCACGTACCACACGTTCCATTCTTGATAAACCGATACGGAATTGGTTTTGTAACAACTCACCTACTGAACGTAGACGACGGTTACCAAGGTGGTCGATATCGTCTGTGTAACCAATACCATGTAATAAGTTGAAGAAGTATGACATAGATGCCACAATATCAGCCGGTGTAATACATTTCACTTCTGAATCTGGGAATGCATTACCGATAACTGTTGTTGTACGTTCTTCATCATCATTTGGTACATAAACTTTAATAGACTGAATTTCTACAGGCTCATCAATGATACTGTTTGGAAGCTCATAGACTTGTGCATTCGCGTTTGTTTCAAGAACGTCCATAATTTCATCTAATTTACGACGATCTAAAACAGTGCCCTCTTCAGCAACAATTTCACCTGTTTCTGTATTAACGATAGGTTCAGCTAATTTTTGATTGAATAGGCGGTGTTTTAAATGTAATTTTTTGTTTGCTTTATAACGTCCAACGCTTGCTAAATCATAACGTTTAGGGTCAAAGAAACGTGAATATAATAAGCTTTTTGCGTTTTCTACAGTTGGTGGTTCACCCGGACGTAAACGTTCATAAATTTCAAGTAACGCTTGTTCTGTATTTTCTGTGCTATCTTTTTCTAAAGTATTGCGTAAGTATTCGTTATCCCCAATTAATTCAATGATTTCTTGGTCTGTTGAATAACCTAACGCACGTAATAATACTGTTAATGGTAACTTTCTCGTTCTGTCGATACGCACATAAACGACATCTTTCGCATCTGTTTCGTATTCCAACCAAGCACCACGGTTAGGAATCACTGTCGCATCATAATTCACGCGTCCATTTTTATCTAATTTTTCATTGAAGTATACAGATGGTGAACGAACTAATTGTGATACGATAACACGTTCTGCCCCGTTAATCACAAAAGTACCTGTTTCTGTCATCAATGGGAAATCACCCATAAATACTTCTTGATCTTTCACTTCGCCTGTTTCTTTAATGATTAAACGAACTTTCACACGTAATGGTGCCGCGTACGTTGCATCACGGTTTTTTGATTCTTCTAAATCATACTTTGGTTCACCTAATCTATAATCAACAAATTCTAATGAAAGATTACCCGTGAAGTCTTCGATAGGAGAAATATCACGGAACATTTCTAATAAACCTTCTTTTAAGAACCAATCATACGATTTCGTTTGAATTTCAATTAAGTTTGGTAACTCTAAAACTTCCGAAATTCTTGCGTAGTTTCTACGTTTACGATGTCTTCCATATTGGACAAATTGACCTGCCAAACAGATTCACCCCTCAAAAATTGTGCGAACACTTTTCAGCCCTCATCATGTAACAAGACAAAAAGAAAACGGTAGCACATAAAACGATGACACCATTTTCTATTCTATAAGTCTTATTTTGAAATGTTACAATGAAACTTTAACCGTAAAAGTACACACTTATTGAACATAATTATTTCATCTTACGACTATATCATAAACAAGCATTAAAATCAAGGTTTAACGCTTTTTAAAATATGATAGCCCTTACTATTTTTAATTGATTCGACATTGCCAAAAACTGCTTCCATTTTTTTCTTCGCGGATGGCATGCCTTGTTTCTTTTGAATCACGACGTACAATTCACCATTTGCTTCAAGAACACGATGCGCATCAACGAAAATTTGATGGACCACTTGCTTCCCTGCACGAATAGGCGGGTTTGTGACAACATAGTGCTGTGTCTCGTCAGCAACCTGTGATAAGCCATCACTTTCTTGGATCGTCACATTCGACAACTGATTGCGCTGTGCATTTTTCTCTGCCAAACCTAATGCACGATGATTGACGTCTAACATGGTAATATGATCGTGTGGCGCGACTTTAGCGAGCATTAATCCGATAGGTCCATAACCACATCCTACATCCACTATCGTCTTCTTTTGACCTGGAGGATGTGCATTCAAAAATGTGTGAACGAGGAGATCAGAGCCAAAGTCGACTTGATCTCGAGAAAAAACGCCTGCATCTGTAGTGAGATGGAGTTGATGTTGTTGATATGCGTATGTAATTTCTTTTTCGTCTGTTGCGGCATCGGGATGTGCATCATAGTAATGACTCATAGGCGTTGCACCTCTTTATTGTTTAATATTCAAAAACCCGCTATTACGTAATAGCGGGTTTTTCACTTATCAATGAATTATTTTAATTCTACTGAAGCGCCAACTTCTTCTAATTGAGCTTTAAGTTTTTCAGCTTCTTCTTTAGGCATAGCTTCTTTGATGATGCTTGGAGCACCGTCAACTAATTCTTTAGCGTCTTTTAAGCCTAAACCAGTTGCTTCTTTAACTGCTTTAACAACTTTGATTTTTGATGATCCAGCTGAAGTTAATTCAACGTCGAATTCAGTTTTTTCTGCTGCTGCGTCTCCGCCTGCTGCACCTGCTACTGCAACTGGTGCTGCTGCAGTTACACCAAATTCTTCTTCAATTGCTTTTACTAAGTCGTTTAATTCTAAAACTGACATTTCTTTAATTGCTTCAATGATTTGCTCTTGATTAGCCATGTTTATTTTCCTCCAATTGATTAATTTTTTAATTGATTAATTATTCTGCGTTCTCTTCTTTGCTTTCTCCAACAGCTTTAACCGCATAAGCGAAGTTGCGCATTGGTGCTTGTAATACAGAAAGAAGCATAGATACAAGACCTTCGTGTGATGGTAATGAACCAACAGTTTTCACTTCGTCAGCAGTGATGACACTACCTTCCATGATACCTGATTTGATTTCTAAAGCTTCGTGTTCTTTAGCGAATCCAGCGATAACTTTAGCTGGTGCAACCACATCTTCAGTTGTGAATGCGACTGCTGTAGGACCAGTTAAGAACTCGTCTAAGCCTTCAATACCAGCTTTTTCAGCTGCACGACGTAACATTGTGTTTTTGTACACTTTGTACTGAACATTTGCTTCACGTAATTGCTTACGTAATTCTGTTACTTCTGCTACTGTTAAACCACGGTAGTCAACAACTACTGTAGAAACAGAACTTTTAAGTTGATCAGCAATAACATCAACTTGTTGTTTTTTCGCTTCAATGATTCCAGACATTTTGACACCTCCATAGATAAGTTTTGGGTGCTTTAATAATTAAGTGTGTACTTAAATTAAAAAAACACTTTTTACCCACGGCAAAAAGTGCTTGAATGCGTTAACGTTCAAGTCCGTTTTAGCCTCGGTAGGATGTTGTTTTAAGTTCTTTCGTGAACTCCTACTGTCTTAGGTAAAATATTCAACAGAATTTAATATAAAGGTTTTCGTGTCATTCGTCAACCTTTTTTATATTTTATGATGCACTTAATGATTAAACAAAACGTCAATCATTAAGTGCGCATTGAATTATAGTTTGAAAGTTGCAGTATCTACTTTGATACCAGGACCCATTGTAGTTGTCACTGCAACAGATTTGAAGTAAGTACCTTTAGCTGAAGATGGTTTTGCTTTTGTTAACACATCTTGTAAAGTTTTGAAGTTTTCAACTAATTTTTCAGTTTCAAATGAAACTTTACCGATAGAAGCGTGAACGATACCTGCTTTTTCAGCACGGTATTCAACTTTACCCGCTTTGATTTCTTCAACAGCTTTTTTAACGTCCATTGTTACTGTACCAGTTTTAGGGTTTGGCATTAAACCTTTAGGTCCTAATACACGACCTAATTTACCAACTTCACCCATCATGTCTGGTGTTGCAACAACAACATCAAAGTCGAACCAACCTTGTTGGATTTTGTTTACGTATTCAGCATCGCCTACATAGTCAGCACCTGCTGCTTCTGCTTCAGCAATTTTGTCACCTTTAGCGAATACTAATACACGTTGTGATTTACCAGTTCCGTGTGGTAATACTACTGCACCACGGATTTGTTGATCGTTTTTACGTGTATCGATACCTAAACGGAATGCAACTTCTACTGATGCATCGAAGTTAGCGATAGACGTTTCTTGAGCTAAACGAATTGCTTCTTCTACAGTGTAAAGCGCTTGGCGATCAACTTTATTTAAAGCTTCTTGATACTTTTTACCTTTTTTAGCCATTTTTTGTCCTCCTTTAGTGGTTTTATCGGAATGTCCTCCCACGTTAACTTGCCTTAATAGCAAGTTGAGCGCAGATAGCCCTTTGCGTCAATACGCACAGAATGATGAAATATGTCATTAATCATAGGCCTACCTGCGTTCGTTTTCGAAAATTTATCGTATCATTTTGTTAATTGTCAATATGTTGATAATTACTCAACAACAATACCCATACTACGTGCAGTACCTTCAACGATACGCATAGCTGCTTCTTCGTCAGCAGCGTTTAAGTCAGGCATTTTAGTGTTAGCAATTTCACGTACTTGATCTTTAGTTACAGTTGCAACTTTGTTTTTGTTTGGTTCACCAGAACCTTTTTCAATACCTGCTGCTTTTTTAAGTAAAACTGCTGCAGGTGGTGTTTTTGTAATGAATGTAAATGAACGGTCTTCATATACATAAATTTCAACCGGAATAATTAAACCCACTTGTTCTTGTGTACGTGCGTTAAATTCCTTTGTGAAAGCCATAATGTTCACACCGGCTTGACCTAATGCAGGACCAACTGGTGGTGCTGGGTTTGCTTTACCTGCTGGAATTTGTAACTTAACTACTTTTTCTACTTTTTTAGCCACGATGTGCACCTCCTTGATATCGTGATGTGGTCACAGGGCTCATTTTTGCCCTCCCACTCTTAACATTTCGTGACGAAATGTAGCGCTATGAATGCGCGACCTCGTTATTATAACATTTGCGTTAACTTAATACAACACATTTTTTGTAACATTTTATACTACAATTAAAGTTTTTCGATTTGATCAAATTCAACTT
Above is a genomic segment from Staphylococcus delphini containing:
- the rpoB gene encoding DNA-directed RNA polymerase subunit beta, with translation MAGQFVQYGRHRKRRNYARISEVLELPNLIEIQTKSYDWFLKEGLLEMFRDISPIEDFTGNLSLEFVDYRLGEPKYDLEESKNRDATYAAPLRVKVRLIIKETGEVKDQEVFMGDFPLMTETGTFVINGAERVIVSQLVRSPSVYFNEKLDKNGRVNYDATVIPNRGAWLEYETDAKDVVYVRIDRTRKLPLTVLLRALGYSTDQEIIELIGDNEYLRNTLEKDSTENTEQALLEIYERLRPGEPPTVENAKSLLYSRFFDPKRYDLASVGRYKANKKLHLKHRLFNQKLAEPIVNTETGEIVAEEGTVLDRRKLDEIMDVLETNANAQVYELPNSIIDEPVEIQSIKVYVPNDDEERTTTVIGNAFPDSEVKCITPADIVASMSYFFNLLHGIGYTDDIDHLGNRRLRSVGELLQNQFRIGLSRMERVVRERMSIQDTDSITPQQLINIRPVIASIKEFFGSSQLSQFMDQANPLAELTHKRRLSALGPGGLTRERAQMEVRDVHYSHYGRMCPIETPEGPNIGLINSLSSYARVNEFGFIETPYRKVDIETNTITDQIDYLTADEEDSYVVAQANSRLDENGRFIDDEIVCRFRGNNTTMAKEKMDYMDVSPKQVVSAATACIPFLENDDSNRALMGANMQRQAVPLLNPESPFVGTGMEHVAARDSGAAVISKYRGRVEHVQSSEILVRRLVEENGQEVDGTLDRYPLAKFKRSNSGTCYNQRPIIAKGDIVEKGEILADGPSMELGEMALGRNVVVGFMTWDGYNYEDAVIMSERLVKDDVYTSIHIEEYESEARDTKLGPEEITRDIPNVSENALKNLDDRGIVYVGAEVKDGDILVGKVTPKGVTELTAEERLLHAIFGEKAREVRDTSLRVPHGAGGIVLDVKVFNREEGDDSLSPGVNQLVRVYIVQKRKIHVGDKMCGRHGNKGVISKIVPEEDMPYLPDGRPIDIMLNPLGVPSRMNIGQVLELHLGMAAKNLGIHVASPVFDGANDDDVWSTIEEAGMARDGKTVLYDGRTGEPFDNRISVGVMYMLKLAHMVDDKLHARSTGPYSLVTQQPLGGKAQFGGQRFGEMEVWALEAYGAAYTLQEILTYKSDDTVGRVKTYEAIVKGENISRPSVPESFRVLMKELQSLGLDVKVMDEQDNEIEMRDLDDDDIPDRKVNIQPSTVPESQKEFNE
- a CDS encoding ribosomal L7Ae/L30e/S12e/Gadd45 family protein yields the protein MSNEKVTRFDKQAYVVGLKETLKALRDQRVNKLIIGEDVNVHLLARVLSFANQNMIPIEFFSSRQALGEYVGINVKATVVALLK
- the rplL gene encoding 50S ribosomal protein L7/L12, producing the protein MANQEQIIEAIKEMSVLELNDLVKAIEEEFGVTAAAPVAVAGAAGGDAAAEKTEFDVELTSAGSSKIKVVKAVKEATGLGLKDAKELVDGAPSIIKEAMPKEEAEKLKAQLEEVGASVELK
- a CDS encoding class I SAM-dependent methyltransferase, which translates into the protein MSHYYDAHPDAATDEKEITYAYQQHQLHLTTDAGVFSRDQVDFGSDLLVHTFLNAHPPGQKKTIVDVGCGYGPIGLMLAKVAPHDHITMLDVNHRALGLAEKNAQRNQLSNVTIQESDGLSQVADETQHYVVTNPPIRAGKQVVHQIFVDAHRVLEANGELYVVIQKKQGMPSAKKKMEAVFGNVESIKNSKGYHILKSVKP
- the rpsL gene encoding 30S ribosomal protein S12, with amino-acid sequence MPTINQLVRKPRQSKTKKSDSPALNRGFNSQKKQFTKLNSPQKRGVCTRVGTMTPKKPNSALRKYARVRLSNNIEINAYIPGIGHNLQEHSVVLVRGGRVKDLPGVRYHIVRGALDTSGVDGRMQSRSLYGTKKPKK
- the rpoC gene encoding DNA-directed RNA polymerase subunit beta', with protein sequence MKIGLASPEKIRSWSYGEVKKPETINYRTLKPEKDGLFCERIFGPTKDWECSCGKYKRVRYKGMICDRCGVEVTKSKVRRERMGHIELAAPVSHIWYFKGIPSRMGLLLDMSPRALEEVIYFASYVVVDPGPTGLEKKTLLSEAEFRDYYDKFPGQFTAKMGAEGIKDLLEEINLDEELKMLRDELESATGQRLTRAIKRLEVVESFRNSGNNPAWMILDVLPIIPPEIRPMVQLDGGRFATSDLNDLYRRVINRNNRLKRLLDLGAPGIIVQNEKRMLQEAVDALIDNGRRGRPVTGPGNRPLKSLSHMLKGKQGRFRQNLLGKRVDYSGRSVIAVGPNLKMYQCGLPKEMALELFKPFVMKELVQREIATNIKNAKSKIERTEDEVWDVLEDVIIEHPVLLNRAPTLHRLGIQAFEPTLVEGRAIRLHPLVTTAYNADFDGDQMAVHVPLSKEAQAEARMLMLAAQNILNPKDGKPVVTPSQDMVLGNYYLTLERKDAVNTGMMFNDTNEVIKAYANGHVHLHTRIGVQASSFNNPTFTEEQNRKILTTSVGKVIFNEIIPDSFAYINEPTATNLEKSTPDKYFVDASELGEGGLAEYFENTELVPPFNKKFLGNIIAEVFNRFSITDTSMMLDLMKDLGFKYSSKAGITVGVADIVVLPDKQEILDESEKLVERVQKQFNRGLLTEEERYNAVIEIWTNAKDRIQAKLMKSLDKTNPIFMMSDSGARGNASNFTQLAGMRGLMAAPSGKIIELPITSSFREGLTVLEYFISTHGARKGLADTALKTADSGYLTRRLVDVAQDVIVREEDCGTDRGLLVSDIKEGTEMIEPFIERIEGRYSKETVRHPETDKIIIRPDELITPEIAKEITDAGIEEMYIRSAFTCNTRHGVCEKCYGKNLATGEKVEVGEAVGTIAAQSIGEPGTQLTMRTFHTGGVAGSDITQGLPRIQEIFEARNPKGQAVITEIEGVIDNITVGKDRQQEIVVKGANETRSYLASGTSRLKVEIGQSVARGEVLTEGSIEPKNFLSIAGLTATEEYLLKEVQKVYRMQGVEIDDKHVEVMVRQMLRKVRIIEAGDTKLLPGSLVDIHNFTDANREAFKERKRPATAKPVLLGITKASLETESFLSAASFQETTRVLTDAAIKGKRDDLLGLKENVIIGKLIPAGTGMKRYSKVDIEKDDVTQPGLENQVTVE
- the rpsG gene encoding 30S ribosomal protein S7 gives rise to the protein MPRKGSVPKRDVLPDPIHNSKLVTKLINKIMLDGKRGTAQRILYSAFDLVQERSGRDAMEVFDEAINNIMPVLEVKARRVGGSNYQVPVEVRPERRTTLGLRWLVNYARLRGEKTMEERLANEILDAANNTGGAVKKREDTHKMAEANKAFAHYRW